The following proteins are co-located in the Colletotrichum lupini chromosome 4, complete sequence genome:
- a CDS encoding eukaryotic aspartyl protease, producing the protein MKSGIFIAFTAAGAAVSSVTALSFPRTTAGQGFIAMPVRQVRPDYSDLDKRAAIEVTLKNQQFYYSTDISIGTPAQQVTVLLDTGSSELWVNPDCATAPSASQAKQCLAAGQYNPAKSRTPAVGPIGARRLNYGDASDASTQTSAEIAYYVDTITMGAGAIVNQTFGLVTKSDGIATGIMGLAPDLKAGFEKGKPYSLILNTLADQDVIGSRAFSLDLRHSSSDSGALIYGGLDKGKFIGELLKVPMIAGIRGEPRLAATLSAVGMSLPNQPVKSYDLGAADTNVMLDSGTTLTRLHPALARPILADLKAVSDDSGYWTADCSLRTPTLANGGSDSYMTFTFGKKTIRVPLSDFILDMGPKDGQCYVGLVITTDQQILGDSMMQAGYFVFDWDNQAIHMAQAADCGKEDIIAITNGENAVPSGLVGLCNGPTTPDGSVAPAPGAVSSSSAPLSPATTATTTSPWLFPDAPTGTTYTNPPIPSPKFVTPSDFVFITTYPQSSSSATGNASPASSAAITPTAATRGSGGSGSSTNTGTTTAAPTSTDPSSSSSSDSHNAASSLLGSDQVFMGLFMSVLAILVTATTF; encoded by the exons ATGAAGTCTGGAATCTTCATCGCCTTCACCGCCGCTGGCGCGGCTGTGAGCTCCGTCACGGCCTTGTCCTTCCCTCGCACCACTGCGGGCCAGGGATTTATCGCCATGCCGGTCAGACAGGTCAGACCTGACTACAGTGACCTTGACAAGAGAGCGGCCATCGAGGTTACTCTCAAGAATCAACAGTTCTACTACTCGACTGATA tctcgATCGGCACTCCTGCCCAGCAGGTCACTGTCCTACTCGATACCGGCTCCTCTGAGCTCTGGGTCAACCCGGACTGTGCCACCGCTCCTTCTGCCTCCCAGGCCAAGCAGTGTCTTGCCGCTGGCCAGTACAACCCGGCCAAGAGTCGCACCCCGGCCGTTGGCCCCATTGGAGCTCGAAGACTCAACTACGGAGATGCTTCGGACGCCAGCACTCAGACCAGCGCCGAGATCGCTTACTACGTTGACACCATCACTATGGGCGCGGGTGCCATCGTCAACCAGACCTTTGGCCTCGTCACCAAGAGCGATGGCATCGCCACCGGCATCATGGGCCTGGCTCCTGACCTCAAGGCTGGATTCGAGAAGGGCAAGCCCTACAGCCTGATTCTCAATACCTTGGCTGATCAGGACGTCATCGGCAGCCGTGCCTTTTCGCTGGATCTCCGCCACTCTTCCTCCGACTCTGGCGCGCTCATCTACGGCGGTCTCGACAAGGGCAAGTTCATTGGAGAGCTTCTAAAGGTTCCCATGATCGCTGGCATCAGAGGCGAGCCTCG TCTCGCAGCCACCCTTTCCGCCGTCGGCATGTCTCTTCCTAACCAGCCCGTCAAGTCTTACGACCTCGGTGCAGCTGACACGAACGTTATGCTCGATTCGGGTACTACCCTGACGCGCCTCCATCCTGCCCTCGCGCGCCCCATCCTCGCGGACCTCAAGGCAGTGAGCGATGACAGCGGATACTGGACCGCCGACTGCTCCCTCCGCACCCCGACCCTCGCCAACGGCGGCAGCGACTCCTACATGACCTTCACCTTTGGCAAAAAGACCATCCGGGTGCCCCTCAGCGACTTCATCCTCGACATGGGCCCCAAGGACGGCCAGTGCTACGTCGGTCTCGTCATCACCACCGACCAGCAGATCCTCGGCGACAGCATGATGCAGGCCGGCTACTTCGTCTTCGATTGGGATAATCAGGCGATTCACATGGCACAGGCCGCCGACTGCGGCAAGGAGGACATCATCGCCATCACCAACGGCGAGAACGCCGTCCCCAGCGGCCTCGTCGGACTCTGCAACGGACCCACCACCCCGGACGGCAGCGTCGCGCCCGCGCCTGGTGCAGTGAGTTCCTCTTCGGCTCCTCTTTCTCCTGCTACTACTGCTACTACCACTTCCCCGTGGCTCTTCCCCGACGCCCCGACTGGCACCACCTACACAAACCCCCCCATTCCGAGTCCGAAGTTCGTGACTCCCTCTGATTTCGTCTTTATAACAACTTATCCTCAGTCATCCTCCTCCGCGACCGGTAACGCCTCGCCCGCTTCCTCCGCTGCTATTACCCCCACTGCGGCCACCCGCGGCAGCGGTGGCAGTGGCTCCTCGACGAACACGGGCACGACGACTGCCGCCCCGACTTCGACCGATCCTTCCTCGTCGAGCTCCTCCGATTCTCACAATGCCGCCTCATCCCTCTTGGGCAGCGACCAGGTCTTCATGGGCTTGTTCATGAGCGTCTTGGCTATTTTGGTCACCGCGACTACATTCTAA
- a CDS encoding WW domain binding protein 11: MPKEKNYNPVNAQRKAEVQGRRNEKLARRNPERLQKQIDDLKGITTNGGKLSRHEEQVLEGLEKELRAVNKAREALGDKAPTFSRGGGGYNRDGDSSGGVLGKRRRDNDELTSDEDVPDDVKRIPMPRDTPPPIPKELMDKWYAKRRARRQAEQAEREPPEEREKKEKEAKAPAPEPKTVYEAKPMVRNLTKEAVTAFVPTHVKMKLDKGKGQGGLMEPEEADRLEQEGYLQTTASLGDSEKTRPHQVMVEEVEDEDV, encoded by the exons ATgccaaaagaaaagaattataaCCCAGTCAACGCTCAGC GCAAGGCGGAGGTACAAGGCCGCCGCAATGAGAAGCTCGCACGCCGCAACCCCGAAAGACTCCAGAAACAGATAGACGACCTCAAGGGAATCACAACAAACGGAGGCAAGCTATCGCGCCACGAAGAACAGGTCCTCGAAGGCCTCGAGAAGGAGCTACGAGCAGTAAACAAGGCGCGCGAAGCGCTCGGCGACAAAGCACCCACCTTTAGccgcggaggaggaggatacAACCGCGATGGCGATTCTTCCGGCGGAGTCCTCGGAAAGCGGAGACGTGACAATGACGAGTTGACGAGCGACGAGGATGTCCCCGACGACGTGAAGCGGATCCCCATGCCCCGCGACACACCGCCACCGATCCCGAAAGAACTGATGGATAAGTGGTACGCAAAGAGACGTGCCAGAAGGCAGGCAGAGCAGGCGGAGAGGGAACCGCCAGAAGAgagggagaagaaggagaaggaggccaAGGCCCCCGCGCCGGAGCCGAAGACTGTATACGAGGCGAAGCCGATGGTTCGGAATTTGACAAAGGAAGCCGTCACCGCTTTTGTGCCGACACACGTCAAGATGAAGCTGGACAAGGGCAAGGGCCAAGGTGGTCTGATGGAACCTGAAGAGGCGGATCGACTGGAGCAGGAGGGCTACCTGCAGACAACTGCGTCACTGGGGGATTCAGAGAAAACGAGACCCCACCAGGTTATGGTGGAGGAGGTGGAGGATGAAGACGTCTGA